One Clavelina lepadiformis chromosome 1, kaClaLepa1.1, whole genome shotgun sequence genomic region harbors:
- the LOC143455826 gene encoding syntaxin-like isoform X2, with protein MMIRDRLPDLIRLHEEDPSLYHEPEYQEELPMEDETDLLLQRTGKSLKFLRELESMLKELKVHHREVVTCPSIFNANERRKKISSTTDRFQALARKTKSILHRMEMSDQDKLRYWPLSGSITGNHNDVTIRWQQSTSSVQMVSCPWMHPVGFVPVDVRMKFLLHSVLSLRLTQAVGGFYHEQSEYQKLCQRKVARQLSILGPIYPERGKLDGRLFNESTPLLYADIKDDAEVGREMRSKLNQVAHFENEILLLERKITQLSKAFLMMSSMVDEQGAMIDVIEQHVLMASDYVEVGNQRLKKAEKLKDKYRKKKFILICLLILLLAIVVVIIVVAVKNTQRHTVASPQSKVVIMKSQKT; from the exons ATGATGATTCGAGATCGATTGCCGGACCTGATCCGACTTCACGAGGAGGATCCATCGTTGTACCACGAGCCCGAGTATCAGGAGGAACTTCCCATGGAAGATGAAACCGATCTTCTCCTGCAGCGG ACGGGAAAGTCCCTGAAATTTCTGCGTGAGCTGGAGTCGATGCTGAAGGAGTTAAAAGTTCATCATCGTGAGGTCGTGACCTGTCCAAGTATATTTAACGCAAATGAACGCAGAAAAAAG ATCAGTTCCACCACTGACAGGTTCCAAGCACTTGCTCGCAAGACGAAATCAATTCTTCATCGAATGGAAATGAGTGATCAGGATAAATTACGCTATTGGCCACTCAGTGGCAGTATCACTGGCAACCataatgatgtcacaattagATGGCAGCAATCAACGTCGTCCGTTCAGATG GTTTCATGCCCCTGGATGCACCCGGTAGGATTCGTGCCCGTCGATGTCCGAATGAAATTTCTTCTGCATTCTGTGCTCTCCCTCAG GCTTACGCAGGCGGTGGGTGGGTTCTATCATGAACAGAGCGAGTACCAGAAGCTCTGCCAGCGGAAGGTCGCGAGACAACTTTCCATCTTGGGGCCAATTTATCCTGAGCGGGGGAAGTTGGACGGAAG GTTATTCAATGAAAGCACTCCGCTTCTCTACGCTGACATTAAAGATGACGCGGAGGTTGGCAGAGAGATGAGATCCAAACTCAACCAAGTCGCTCATTTTGAAAACGAAATTTTACTCCTCGAG CGGAAAATTACCCAGCTTTCCAAAGCGTTCcttatgatgtcatcaatGGTGGATGAGCAGGGTGCCATGATTGACGTCATCGAGCAGCACGTGCTCATGGCTTCGGATTACGTCGAAGTTGGGAACCAGCGGCTGAAGAAGGCGGAGAAGTTGAAGGATAAATATCGAAAGAAGAAGTTCATCCTCATCTGCCTCCTCATCTTGCTCCTCGCCATCGTCGTCGTCATCATCGTTGTCGCCGTCAAGAACACACAACGACACACGGTGGCTAGCCCACAATCAAAAGTAGTTATTATGAAGTCACAGAAAACATGA
- the LOC143455826 gene encoding syntaxin-like isoform X1, producing the protein MVVTVTSHNSRKDIILKENSLMEKNLPNIREVQSLRERTKKLRKRKENQIIKGLMMIRDRLPDLIRLHEEDPSLYHEPEYQEELPMEDETDLLLQRTGKSLKFLRELESMLKELKVHHREVVTCPSIFNANERRKKISSTTDRFQALARKTKSILHRMEMSDQDKLRYWPLSGSITGNHNDVTIRWQQSTSSVQMVSCPWMHPVGFVPVDVRMKFLLHSVLSLRLTQAVGGFYHEQSEYQKLCQRKVARQLSILGPIYPERGKLDGRLFNESTPLLYADIKDDAEVGREMRSKLNQVAHFENEILLLERKITQLSKAFLMMSSMVDEQGAMIDVIEQHVLMASDYVEVGNQRLKKAEKLKDKYRKKKFILICLLILLLAIVVVIIVVAVKNTQRHTVASPQSKVVIMKSQKT; encoded by the exons ATGGTGGTGACAGTGACGAGTCACAACTCTCGCAAAGACATCATACTCAAAGAAAATTCCCTGATGGAGAAAAATCTTCCAAATATCCGAGAAGTGCAAAGTCTGCGAGAACGAACGAAGAAGTTAAGAAAGAGaaaagaaaatcaaataatAAAGGG GTTGATGATGATTCGAGATCGATTGCCGGACCTGATCCGACTTCACGAGGAGGATCCATCGTTGTACCACGAGCCCGAGTATCAGGAGGAACTTCCCATGGAAGATGAAACCGATCTTCTCCTGCAGCGG ACGGGAAAGTCCCTGAAATTTCTGCGTGAGCTGGAGTCGATGCTGAAGGAGTTAAAAGTTCATCATCGTGAGGTCGTGACCTGTCCAAGTATATTTAACGCAAATGAACGCAGAAAAAAG ATCAGTTCCACCACTGACAGGTTCCAAGCACTTGCTCGCAAGACGAAATCAATTCTTCATCGAATGGAAATGAGTGATCAGGATAAATTACGCTATTGGCCACTCAGTGGCAGTATCACTGGCAACCataatgatgtcacaattagATGGCAGCAATCAACGTCGTCCGTTCAGATG GTTTCATGCCCCTGGATGCACCCGGTAGGATTCGTGCCCGTCGATGTCCGAATGAAATTTCTTCTGCATTCTGTGCTCTCCCTCAG GCTTACGCAGGCGGTGGGTGGGTTCTATCATGAACAGAGCGAGTACCAGAAGCTCTGCCAGCGGAAGGTCGCGAGACAACTTTCCATCTTGGGGCCAATTTATCCTGAGCGGGGGAAGTTGGACGGAAG GTTATTCAATGAAAGCACTCCGCTTCTCTACGCTGACATTAAAGATGACGCGGAGGTTGGCAGAGAGATGAGATCCAAACTCAACCAAGTCGCTCATTTTGAAAACGAAATTTTACTCCTCGAG CGGAAAATTACCCAGCTTTCCAAAGCGTTCcttatgatgtcatcaatGGTGGATGAGCAGGGTGCCATGATTGACGTCATCGAGCAGCACGTGCTCATGGCTTCGGATTACGTCGAAGTTGGGAACCAGCGGCTGAAGAAGGCGGAGAAGTTGAAGGATAAATATCGAAAGAAGAAGTTCATCCTCATCTGCCTCCTCATCTTGCTCCTCGCCATCGTCGTCGTCATCATCGTTGTCGCCGTCAAGAACACACAACGACACACGGTGGCTAGCCCACAATCAAAAGTAGTTATTATGAAGTCACAGAAAACATGA
- the LOC143462109 gene encoding LIM domain-binding protein 2-like, with protein sequence MPIRPSCNPAMDMRHPAYSLAPDYKIYQMNKWLQDRVDDCDSQWWDRFVTEFFEEKSTLTLSFMLEDGPKRYTIGRTLIPRFFRTMHDSGVVDMSLILRVPKDFYNSSNNCRTLDCEHATMVMQHMKPVPTKVCVEGHFVADFSPDEMMRMKSWHFSIRSHLEYIPKQVPMQHPNMMEELCKNVTRVGLTSPMINYLKMCVVIEPMKELMSRQKTYSMDPRDCLRNCLFQKWQQMLNPAADSSRSTKRPSRKRKNSSNHAAANSNQGHKKKGFTSSSDVMMVGEPTLMGCEFGDEDERPIQRLENNQFDGQINIKSEERETPSSTFPGMSSPSTTQWQHQNTATTSAMPAAAMIAPKSEPAEPGSNQTPPNSSST encoded by the coding sequence ATGCCGATTCGCCCGAGCTGCAACCCAGCCATGGATATGAGGCATCCAGCTTACAGCCTCGCCCCCGACTACAAGATCTACCAAATGAACAAATGGCTGCAAGATAGGGTTGATGACTGTGACAGCCAGTGGTGGGATCGTTTCGTTACCGAGTTCTTCGAAGAGAAATCAACTTTGACGCTCTCGTTCATGTTGGAGGACGGGCCGAAGCGTTACACCATCGGACGAACGCTCATTCCAAGATTCTTCCGCACGATGCACGACAGCGGCGTGGTTGACATGAGCCTCATCCTCAGGGTGCCAAAAGATTTTTACAACAGTTCAAACAACTGCAGGACTCTGGACTGCGAGCACGCGACCATGGTCATGCAGCACATGAAGCCCGTCCCCACCAAGGTGTGCGTGGAAGGACACTTCGTGGCTGACTTTTCTCCTGATGAGATGATGAGAATGAAGTCGTGGCATTTCTCCATCCGAAGCCACCTTGAATATATTCCCAAACAAGTCCCGATGCAGCATCCTAACATGATGGAGGAGCTGTGCAAGAACGTGACCCGGGTGGGGCTCACCTCACCCATGATCAACTACCTGAAGATGTGCGTTGTCATCGAACCAATGAAGGAATTGATGTCGAGGCAGAAAACCTACAGCATGGACCCTCGAGACTGCCTCAggaattgtttgtttcaaaagtgGCAGCAAATGCTCAATCCTGCAGCTGATTCTTCGAGATCCACAAAACGTCCATCACGGAAGAGGAAGAATTCAAGCAATCACGCTGCTGCAAACTCCAACCAAGGCCACAAAAAGAAAGGATTCACTTCTTCGTCGGATGTGATGATGGTTGGGGAGCCCACTTTGATGGGATGCGAGTTCGGTGATGAAGACGAACGACCAATCCAGCGCCTGGAAAATAACCAGTTCGATGGACAGATCAACATCAAGTCGGAGGAAAGAGAAACTCCGTCTTCCACATTTCCTGGTATGTCATCCCCTAGCACCACACAGTGGCAGCATCAGAATACAGCCACTACCAGTGCTATGCCAGCAGCGGCAATGATCGCACCTAAAAGTGAACCAGCAGAACCAGGCTCTAACCAGACCCCACCCAACTCCTCCAGCACGTGA
- the LOC143460425 gene encoding nuclear pore complex protein Nup54-like: MSKGFSFGSTTGGSLFGNKQTTSSGFAFGSSSGTTQQSAFAFPTNTSSSGFGSGFGTKTTSAGLFGSSGFGAKTTASSLFGSSGFGAKTTTSSLFGGTSSSGFGFPKSGTNQGALFAQQQQAAQQQQADVGASALLATATALSAPLVYGDERDAIITRWNQIQAFWGTGRGYYRKDGAHINFTPENHFSRFKAVGYSCLPTAKDEEGLVAMVIAKKESEMSSIGGSKVEEAIHKILGGSQALKVNVQSMRSLPNDKTELTIYVSEQSSATGAVRRVPASELHRFMQQSNIQQQLKQQIFVESCLPRIAMTKQQIGNLLASPPAGVDPVIWEQAKRDNPDPKTLLPVPMTGFSELRNRLHLQEMMAKQHQTRLDILSKGLHNTRQTQVELQSKIDQHKRKLCETSHRVLQVVISQEIQRKTGFAIQPEEEEIRVRLEALHTEINAPSHFRGRLNELLSQTRLHHHTGGSPAMPGPNWLDGESLNDVNQHLRKQQEGLNTLVNILKEDFADLKLIEETLASDDALQHPTHYR; the protein is encoded by the exons atgtcaaagGGATTTTCTTTTGGTTCCACAACTGGTGGTTCTctttttggaaataaacagACCACATCATCAG GCTTTGCATTTGGTTCATCGAGTGGAACCACTCAGCAATCGGCTTTTGCCTTCCCCACCAATACAAGCTCATCTGGTTTTGGCTCAG GTTTTGGGACAAAAACGACCTCTGCTGGCCTGTTTGGAAGTTCAG GTTTCGGAGCAAAGACGACGGCGTCGAGCTTATTTGGTAGTTCAG GATTTGGAGCTAAAACAACAACATCCAGTTTATTCGGCGGAACATCGAGCTCTG GTTTCGGTTTTCCAAAATCTGGGACCAATCAGGGGGCTTTATTTGCTCAACAACAACAAGCGGCTCAACAGCAACAAG CTGATGTTGGGGCAAGTGCACTGCTGGCAACTGCTACTGCTCTCTCAGCCCCTCTAGTGTACGGTGATGAAAGGGATGCCATCATCACTAGGTGGAATCAGATCCAAGCTTTCTGGGGCACAGGGAGGGGATATTACAGGAAGGACGGGGCTCACATCAACTTCACCCCAGAAAACCACTTCAGCAGGTTCAAA GCCGTTGGATACAGCTGCTTGCCCACCGCAAAGGATGAAGAGGGCTTGGTTGCCATGGTGATTGCAAAGAAGGAGTCTGAAATGAGCAGTATCGGAGGGTCAAAGGTCGAGGAGGCGATCCACAAGATCCTGGGGGGGAGCCAGGCCCTCAAGGTCAACGTACAATCCATGAGGAGTCTTCCTAATGACAA AACTGAACTCACAATCTACGTGAGTGAGCAGTCAAGCGCGACAGGTGCGGTGAGGCGTGTCCCTGCCTCGGAGTTGCACCGGTTCATGCAGCAAAGCAACATCCAGCAACAACTCAAGCAGcaaatatttgttgagtcatgcTTGCCGCGCATTGCGATGACGAAGCAACAAATCGGCAACCTCCTCGCCAGCCCACCTGCAG GGGTCGATCCAGTGATATGGGAGCAAGCCAAACGTGACAACCCCGACCCGAAAACCCTCCTCCCTGTCCCCATGACCGGATTCTCGGAACTGCGCAATCGACTCCACCTGCAGGAGATGATGGCCAAGCAGCATCAGACCAGGCTGGAC ATCCTGAGCAAAGGGCTCCACAACACGAGGCAGACACAGGTGGAGCTTCAGTCAAAGATCGATCAACATAAAAGGAAACTGTGCGAGACTTCTCATCGAGTTCTGCAG GTTGTGATATCACAAGAGATCCAGCGGAAGACCGGGTTTGCCATCCAGCCCGAAGAAGAAGAGATCCGGGTGAGGTTGGAGGCGCTCCACACCGAGATAAATGCTCCCTCCCACTTCAGG GGTCGCTTAAACGAGCTCCTGTCCCAAACTCGCTTACATCATCATACTGGGGGAAGCCCCGCTATGCCTGGACCGAACTGGCTGGACGGGGAATCCCTCAATGACGTCAATCAGCACCTCAGGAAGCAGCAGGAAGGGCTGAACACTCTGGTCAACATTTTGAAGGAGGATTTCGCTGATTTGAAGCTCATTGAGGAGACTCTTGCATCCGATGACGCCCTGCAGCATCCAACTCACTACAGATGA
- the LOC143460418 gene encoding vesicular inhibitory amino acid transporter-like — protein MKSLTSFKNRVSALTLTSDKCEEKVRFAKAFDQVICENFPPSYNGSSEGDMMSQEHDVGKRNMAGGVEKPKITTWDAGWNVSNAIQGMFVLGLPYALLHGGYVGLFLIIVTAIICYYTGNILIECLYENLDGAKKRVRFSYADVAISCWGKNFGGHAVNAAQLIELLMTCVLYVVVSGNLMKSSFPHGPISEAGWSVIASLFLFPCIFLRHLRAVSRFSMACSVAQLVVLGVTIIYCFVKIENWAWESLNFSVDPKEFPISVGVIVFSYTSQIFLPSLEGSMEDRGKFKGMLCWSYVASCVTKAVFALVCFLTWSDRTKDVVTDNLPPGLRGAMNVTLVVKALLSYPLPYYQSLELIEETFFTDVNGGWGSLLGGKRRNYNALSGEAPAIRTDVLAAETKSPESDETERSPSTKSIVLSLDDSKEQECWGCPSCYAASGDFQKWALVLRAGLVLCTLLMGVFIPHFALLMGLTGSLTGTSLAFLLPCAFHLQLKWNELKWRHVTLDVIIFLAGAVCALTGIYYSVIGLYDAYHLTPVGLNSSVMSNNSNTGPAWFPDFPEAHDDVIFTPIEPPLSDNAHTEQSAIFRNSNYDVTFAFNDSDGIMGNDDVTDIAGIQAKVVDKRTD, from the exons ATGAAATCTCTGACCTCTTTCAAAAATCGCGTCAGTGCACTCACACTGACATCAGATAAATGTGAGGAAAAAGTTCGTTTCGCGAAGGCTTTTGATCAAGTCATTTGTGAAAACTTCCCTCCAAGCTACAACGGTTCCTCAGAAGGTGATATGATGTCACAAGAGCATGACGTAGGTAAGCGCAATATGGCGGGAGGGGTCGAGAAGCCGAAGATAACAACGTGGGATGCCGGATGGAATGTGTCCAACGCAATTCAG gGCATGTTCGTTCTTGGGCTTCCATACGCGCTACTACACGGCGGTTATGTTGGTTTGTTTTTGATAATCGTCACTGCGATAATTTGCTACTACACCGGAAACATTTTAATCGAGTGTCTCTATGAAAACCTGGATGGGGCAAAAAAGAGG GTTCGATTTTCTTATGCTGACGTTGCGATATCATGTTGGGGGAAAAACTTTGGAGGGCACGCAGTGAACGCGGCACAGCTGATAGAACTTCTTATGACGTGTGTGCTTTATGTCGTAGTTTCCGGAAATTTGATGAAAAGCAGTTTTCCACACGGACCAATCAGCGAAGCCGGATG GTCGGTGATTGCTTCTCTTTTTCTCTTCCCCTGCATATTTCTCCGACACTTGAGGGCGGTATCGCGCTTCAGCATGGCATGCTCGGTCGCTCAGCTTGTTGTGTTGGGCGTCACAATCATCTattgttttgtcaaaataGAAAACTGGGCTTGGGAGTCG TTGAACTTTAGCGTTGACCCAAAGGAGTTCCCCATCTCAGTCGGCGTCATTGTCTTCAGTTATACGTCACAAATCTTCCTGCCTTCGCTGGAGGGCAGTATGGAGGATCGTGGCAAGTTCAAAGGCATGCTCTGCTGGTCCTACGTCGCTTCTTGCGTCACAAAAGCTGTTTTCGCGCTGGTCTGCTTTCTCACGTGGTCTGATAGAACAAAGGACGTTGTGACGGACAATCTCCCCCCAGGACTAAGGGGGGCTATGAACGTTACCCTGGTGGTGAAAGCCCTCCTGTCCTACCCCCTGCCTTACTACCAGTCACTGGAGCTGATTGAGGAGACTTTCTTCACCGACGTCAATGGAGGTTGGGGCTCGCTTCTGGGCGGCAAGAGGCGCAACTACAACGCCCTCTCAGGGGAAGCCCCTGCCATCCGCACCGATGTGCTCGCAGCAGAAACGAAGTCACCAGAGAGTGACGAGACAGAGAGAAGCCCCAGCACGAAATCCATTGTATTG TCGCTTGATGACAGCAAAGAGCAAGAATGCTGGGGTTGTCCATCTTGTTACGCGGCGAGCGGAGATTTCCAGAAGTGGGCGCTCGTCTTGCGGGCGGGGCTCGTTCTCTGCACCTTGCTTATGGGGGTTTTCATACCCCACTTTGCCCTGCTCATGGGGCTCACGGGGAGCTTGACGGGGACTTCCCTCGCCTTCCTCCTTCCATGCGCATTCCATTTACAACTGAAATGGAACGAGCTGAAGTGGCGCCACGTCACTCTTGACGTCATTATATTTCTGGCTGGTGCTGTTTGTGCATTAACAGGCATCTATTATTCCGTGATCGGTCTTTATGACGCATACCACCTGACCCCAGTTGGTCTCAATTCCTCTGTGATGTCAAACAATTCCAATACTGGACCCGCCTGGTTTCCGGATTTCCCCGAAGCCcatgatgacgtaatatttaCACCTATCGAACCTCCATTATCCGACAATGCTCACACTGAACAGTCTGCTATCTTCCGTAAtagtaattatgacgtcacatttgcATTTAACGATTCAGATGGAATAATGGGGAACGATGACGTCACCGATATTGCTGGAATTCAAGCAAAAGTGGTCGATAAGAGGACAGACTGA